One window of the Seriola aureovittata isolate HTS-2021-v1 ecotype China chromosome 22, ASM2101889v1, whole genome shotgun sequence genome contains the following:
- the LOC130163472 gene encoding leucine-rich repeat neuronal protein 3, with protein sequence MKDVSFVDRLFVGLAMASFVVATEERPDCPKLCVCEIRPWFSPSSVYMEAQTVDCNDLGLFSLPEKLPVGTQVLLLQTNNVAKIDKPLDYLANITEIDLSQNNLSSISDVHLGNLPQLLSLHMEENWIRELPERCLAEVANLQELYMNHNLISSISPMSFQGLSNLVRLHLNSNKLKTIKREWFEPMPNLEILMIGENPVLSIDDMNFKPLSNLRSLVLTRMNLSQLPDEALAGLDNLESISFYDNIFPEVPHSALRNVKNLKFLDLNKNPIARIQRGDFVDMLHLKELGINSMPELVSIDSFALNNLPELTKIEATNNPKLSYIHPNAFYKLPRLETLMLNGNALSALHRITVESLPNLREVSMHSNPIRCDCVVRWMNMNKTNIRFMEPDSLYCVEPPEYEGQHVRQVHFREMMEICLPLISPESMPGHIKAQNGSSVSLHCRAFAEPEPDIYWITPSGTRVLPNTVSDKFYMHPEGTFDIYDVTENEAGLYTCVAHNLVGADLKSVSVEVNGYFPQPANGSLNIAVKSVETNSILVSWKTGPGTLAPNIKWYTLSDVNYPTTAFTTRVPSDIQVYNLTHLSPATHYKVCVDVRNIHYNHDTKCVNVTTKGLELAAKDTEKWDAAVITVFGVLLAVISAACLLIYVSLRNHHLYGDIRKCDSKALLTPVEATGMHSPFFTKLWVSGKGLPSGVEVKATVINVSDNAF encoded by the coding sequence ATGAAGGACGTGTCATTTGTGGATCGTCTCTTTGTCGGCTTGGCCATGGCCTCTTTTGTTGTGGCCACTGAGGAGAGGCCTGATTGCCCAAAGCTCTGTGTATGCGAGATTAGACCCTGGTTTTCTCCCAGTTCCGTGTACATGGAGGCACAGACAGTTGACTGTAATGACTTGGGACTCTTCAGCCTGCCGGAAAAATTACCAGTGGGCACACAGGTACTAttactgcaaacaaacaatgttGCCAAGATTGACAAACCCTTGGATTACCTGGCCAACATCACAGAGATTGATTTATCACAAAACAACTTATCCTCTATCAGTGACGTCCATCTGGGGAACCTTCCACAGCTGCTGTCTCTTCACATGGAGGAGAATTGGATACGAGAGTTGCCTGAGCGATGTCTGGCAGAGGTTGCTAACCTTCAGGAGCTCTACATGAATCACAACCTCATCTCCTCCATTTCCCCGATGTCTTTCCAGGGTCTCAGCAACCTTGTACGGCTCCACCTCAATTCAAACAAGCTGAAGACCATTAAAAGAGAGTGGTTCGAACCCATGCCAAATCTGGAGATCCTGATGATTGGTGAGAATCCAGTTCTTTCTATTGATGATATGAACTTCAAACCTCTCAGTAACCTCCGCAGTCTTGTACTTACCAGAATGAACTTGTCTCAGCTTCCTGATGAGGCACTGGCTGGTCTTGATAACTTAGAGAGCATCTCTTTCTATGATAATATTTTCCCTGAGGTGCCTCATTCAGCCctaagaaatgtaaaaaatcttaaatttttGGATCTAAATAAAAACCCAATTGCAAGAATACAGAGAGGGGACTTTGTGGATATGCTCCATCTGAAAGAACTGGGGATTAATAGCATGCCAGAGCTAGTTTCAATTGACAGCTTTGCTCTCAATAACCTCCCTGAGCTGACCAAAATAGAAGCCACCAACAATCCTAAACTCTCCTATATCCATCCTAATGCTTTCTACAAACTACCGCGCCTAGAAACCCTAATGCTAAATGGCAATGCGCTCAGTGCCCTCCACAGGATTACTGTCGAGTCCCTCCCAAATCTTAGAGAAGTTAGTATGCACAGCAACCCTATCCGCTGTGACTGTGTAGTCCGCTGGATGAACATGAACAAGACCAACATTCGCTTCATGGAGCCCGATTCTCTCTACTGTGTGGAGCCTCCAGAGTATGAAGGGCAGCATGTTCGACAGGTGCACTTCAGGGAGATGATGGAGATTTGTCTGCCACTCATCTCTCCCGAAAGCATGCCTGGGCATATTAAAGCACAGAATGGGAGCTCAGTGTCACTCCACTGTCGGGCCTTCGCTGAACCAGAGCCGGACATCTATTGGATCACCCCATCTGGTACCAGAGTCCTGCCAAACACAGTGTCTGACAAGTTCTACATGCACCCAGAGGGAACGTTTGACATCTATGATGTAACAGAAAATGAAGCTGGTCTTTACACTTGTGTTGCCCATAATCTGGTTGGAGCTGATCTTAAATCGGTTTCAGTAGAGGTGAATGGATATTTTCCCCAACCTGCCAATGGTTCTCTGAATATCGCGGTCAAATCAGTGGAGACAAACTCCATCCTGGTTTCCTGGAAAACCGGCCCTGGCACCCTGGCTCCCAACATTAAATGGTACACTCTGTCAGATGTCAACTATCCCACCACAGCGTTTACCACCAGAGTTCCTTCTGACATCCAGGTCTACAACCTCACCCACCTAAGCCCTGCCACTCACTACAAAGTATGTGTGGATGTCCGCAACATCCACTACAACCATGACACCAAATGTGTCAATGTCACCACTAAGGGATTAGAGCTGGCAGCCAAGGACACAGAAAAATGGGACGCAGCAGTAATCACTGTCTTTGGTGTGCTCTTGGCTGTGATTTCAGCGGCCTGCCTGCTTATTTATGTGTCTCTGAGGAACCACCACCTTTATGGGGATATAAGGAAATGCGACTCCAAAGCTTTGCTGACACCAGTGGAAGCTACCGGTATGCACTCTCCTTTCTTTACAAAGCTGTGGGTTTCGGGTAAGGGACTGCCAAGTGGAGTGGAAGTGAAAGCCACAGTCATAAATGTATCTGACAATGCTTTTTAA